The window TTTCTTTTACTAGAAATCATAAATACATATTATTGAatgtattaattattattaatagatAATAAATTCATTGGATTGACTATGTCACAAATTATATTGGTTTCCCATCTTTGACATAAAATAAAGTTTGGTCTTCTTGTTAACAAAttagttaaaattattttgactaTGACCACTAATTTGGCGTGTGCTATATTTGATCACAAACTCTCAACATCCTCTCTTTTTCTACCATAAAAGAATCTGCAAAAGAAGTATCTTCTCAcacaacccaaaaaaaaaaaaaaaaaagagagatcaaACTCAAAGAGTGATCAATCATGACAAAGAAGGTAAAACTTGCGTTGATGGAAAATGAAAAATCAAGAGCAATAACTTTGAAGAAAAGGAGGTCGGGGTTAGTGAAAAAGGTAAAAGAAATATCAACATTATGTGATGTAAAAGCTTGTTTGATTATGTTCTCCCCTAAAGAGGCTGAGCCAATGGTGTGGCCATCTGCTGAGGCGGCTCGTAACCTCCTCAAAGACTTCGATGCCTTGCCGGCGTtcacgaagaagaagaatgagacGAGTCTGGAGTCGTATCTGAAGGAGAAGACATGGAAGGTTCATGAGAGTTTGAGGAAGACTCAGAAGGAGAACATGGAGTGTATGATGGATCAGTTGAAGGTGCAACTAAGCAGCTTCCCTAAACTTGATGATCTTGACGTGAAGGAGATCTATTCATTGATCTCTTTCTCAAAGGACGCCATCATGCATTTAAGGAAGAAGGTAGGTTCTGTTCAGCATTGTCCTCTTCGCGATCCACCGGTGTATCCATTTGAAGAGCAGGTCAAGGAGTTTAGGACCACCACAGGAGGCGGCCAGGAATATGAGAGAGCTAGGAAGACTTATGAAGAGATGAACATGGCTAGCATTGGTGCTTCAAAGGAGAAGCAAACCTACTACTTGATGGATGAATGGATTTTCCCATCTTTGAAGCAACCTTCCCCTCAAACTCAACAACAAATCATGATGAAAATGGCAtcttacaacaacaacaacactccAGACCCTGGATGTTATCAAAGTTATCATCCGTATCAAGAAAGTAGTAGCAATGGAGACCATAATATGGAGATGGCGCCGGCTTTTCCACCAGCGTTGGCCTTCCCTGATTTTCTTGGCCCAGTGTCTCACCCACACCCTTATGATTTCATGAGCCATGAGGAACGAAGCAACATTGACAATAACAACAACGCAAACAATATTGGTTTTTGGCCAGAGACACCACCACCAGCAAATGGAGCAACGGCCGAAGAAGGTATTGTTGGTGCTAGCTCATTTGATATTAGTTATCTTATGGATTACCCGGGAATTAACAATACATTTCTAGATTTGTAGAAatgtattatgtttttaaatttggtatgaTTTTCTTTGAAACTATGTttgcctgttttttttttttttttttgcttcctgATTATGTTTTGTGTTTGTATGCTTTTGGATTTATGGATCTTTATTATCTTTTGATATTTTGAATAACCATGATGtccaatgttcaaaaaatcacTAGATGGTGGTCAGACGCCTTATAAAATATTAGTGTTTAGTGACTTTAGTCAGACGCTTATATCTATTTTTCTAACGTTTAAACgacttataaaaaaaacaatattgtaCACTACCTATACATTTTCGTGAAAGACATGTTATTTATCAAATGTAACATTTGAGTGTTATTTATAAAAGACATTGGATattactaaaagaaaaaaattcaacttCCAAGTATATATCTGACTATTAACTTTCATGAAAAGTTACAATCCAAGTAATAAAATAcagaatatatattatatatagcaTAAAATCATGCGAGCAAGAGACAAAGAATTAAACACACAAAAGCAGGAGACAAATAATACAAAGTTACAAAAGTAAACAACACACAAAGGAGAAAGAAACTCATCAGAAGATGTTACTGAACTGGCTGCTTAGTGAATCCTTAAGATTAGAGTAGAGGCCATAAAGCGAGTACTGCTTCAGATTAGCAACCTCGTACCAAGAGTTCAACGCGGTATAATGCTTATCCGTGCCTGAAAACGCCAACTGGATCCCCAAGCTACAATCTACTTGTCCTCCTTGGTTCGTGCAGCTTTGTCTTTTGATTGCGCATTCTTCTTTGTTGAGGCACACGAACTTCGCGTCTCCAGTGCATTTGGAGCATCCGTCTTTCTTCCAGAACAAGTTCTCAAGCCTGCCCTTTTGAAACTCAAGAACCTGGACATTGAACCAAGATAATAAAGATAAACAAAGGTGGATAAAGGTAGAAATTACTATAAGATGAATGAGGCTTTATCCAATTACAAGGGTGAAGCTTGTGACGACGTGATCGTTGTCCGCAACCATAATTGGAACTGATCTCGCAGCGTATTTTGCACCAGCGAACGCTACCATATACCCATTTGAGGAATCCTGTAATCACAAAGTATCATTATCAAAACCAGTAACTTTGTAAACTAAGACCTCTACTTCTAAGCAACGCGAATCTGACAGGACAAAACTCTGTTTACAACATCTCATCTTACTAAAACAACAAACACAGAAAGAAACCTGACATTAGTTTACAAAACCTTTATTACATTTGACAAAAGCTTATTCTATCATGCACATCATAACTTAACCTGCTTATCCCCTGCCGACAGGAATATGTCAGGACAAAACTCTGTTTTCAACATCTAATATCACTAAaacaacaaaacagaaacaaaccAGACACTCCAAGAACAGAGATCAGTTTCCAAAACCTTTATTACAGATGACAAAAACTGATTCTATCAAACAAGAGATGTCGACCAGACAACTACCAAAAAGCTTGTCAACAGAGCAAAGTTGCTAACTTTCTAAGTCAACCAAACTAATCTGGGAATATAAACTCCGATCCAATCAACAATAGATCAGAACCTGCAATCAAAACCCAAAATTCACCACGACAGATCAGAGAGAGACGAGAACCTAACCGGGCGGTAACTAGAGGAACTTGAAGAGGTATTGATGGTGAGGAGCGTGATCTCATCGACTTTAGGTCTGAACACGGCCAGCtcagagtttccgttgagagAGAGGCGGCGACGATCGCAGGGAGAGTACTGCACGGAACGGTTGGTGCCAAGGAAAGAGTCTTTCGCCGCGAAGGCAATTCCGAAAGTGAATCCGTCGCCGACCGCGACGGTGGAATCTGAGCAAGGCGAGTAGACATGATTGTCGTCGCCGGCAGATGTTAGTGATGGCGTCAGCGCCGCCGCGAAGAGGaaacagaggaggaggaggaggaatctAGCCATCTGTCAGAGAGTAACTTCTAAACCGGAGTCTTCTCCCTCCGATTTGTTAGGACGTGTAGTCAAATAAGCCTTTTAAGTAATGGGCCTCACCCTCACCACAGCGGCCCAAAAAGAAAAGTATGTTtcatatcatattttatatagcTTGAAAAACACGTAATTGCAGTCTTCCAAAAAATTCACATTGATAGtagtaaaattaattaataaaatttgtagaaTTAATTTTAGTCAATTAATTCATATTTAGAGAAAATATCTTTGTTAAAAATTTTAGATTTCGTGTAGGAAAAGAGAAGGAAtgattttatttgtttcaaataattaattattatttatgtgctGTATTATAAATAGAGTCAAACCTGAGCTGGCAAATTGCAACTACTTTTCGTGCCAAGTGGTAATTGTTTAAAAAGTTAATAACTcttgatcaaaaaaataaatgataataattCTCACCTAACGATTTGTTTACTGCTAAATCCTCTGCGGTTACCGTACCCTTAGATTTACTGCGAAATCTAAGCCGTCTATCTAGAGGAGTCAGAGACCTGTCTAAATGAACGGTTAAGATCAATCCGACATTACTTGTGAAATGAGAATCCTCTGATTCCGTATTTGTGTTCCGTCTCTTTGCTTGTTTGTCTCTCTCGTCCTCCAATCATCATCTGAAACTCTAAAACATTCGCATTTTTTGCTCCGAGAATCTATCAATCAATCATGTCGAGATTTTTTCTCGCTATCTCTTGTTTTCTGTGCATCTCAACGATTGTCAGAGCCACCGATATCAAGTACTGCAGTATGTACTAATTCTCCTATGTCCTTCATTGACTATTGATTGCCAAACTGTACCTTCTAGTTTGATCGAGTTTGTTATGGTAATTCGATAGGATTTAGATAGTGACCAAGGATCCAGTTCTGGATAAAAGAAGTAGAATCTCTATCTGATTTGTAATGTGTTTGGTTGTAGATGATAACGCACAGTATCAAGTAAAGGTTCAAGGAGTTGATATATCGCCTTATCCTATTGCTCGAGGCGAGCAAGTTACTTTCAGCCTTGCTTCTAACACAGGTACatcagttttgtttttcatttcttGTTCTGATAGTCAGGCTTGCACACATTGAATTACCTATAAAACATAGATCTTTGCTTGTTCAATTCTTTTGATGTTTTgttctataattattttttgttctatAATAATCTCTATATTTGTTATCAAATGTTACAACTTCTTGTGTTCTCAGAATGGTCTTCGCATTGTCCTTGTTCATGCatccaaagtttttttttgtttttgatttgtgTTTGCTTCGTATATATGAAGACAATGTGATCTCAAAGGGAAAGCTGGTGATCGAAGTTTCATACTTTGGATGGCATATTCATTCTGAGACACATGACCTTTGTGATGAGACCAACTGTCCTGTCGCAATTGGAGACTTCTCGGTAGCACACTCGCAAGTTATGCCCGGTTATACTCCTCCGGTGAGTATATTACTTTGAACCCATTGTGGATGTCATATTGTGACACCTTTATTCATTAGGCTCattataacaaaacaaataggCTATTATGTAGTATCTGTCATGAGTGGAGGGAAGAAGTTAGAGCCCTAGATTTGTCAAAATGGCTTTGATATGATCattagtttattatatatatatatatatatatattatatatatgtttcacaGAAAACATTTTCTTATTCGGATTCTGAGTAATCTAATCCTTTTATTTCTCACAGGGTCCATACTCGCTTAAAATGAAGATGCTTGATGGGCACAAGGAGTTAACCTGCATCAAATTCTCATTTGATATTGGATTTGGATCATCAGTGGCCGACATGTAGAGATATTAATTTGTTTGCTGGAATATTTATCATGGAATCGTTCCAGTTGCTTTGTATAAAAACACCCATTCTCTTTAGCAAAATTGCTTggtaaaaaaacatttgaaatttCTCTATCATGTTCTCTTGCTGCACCATTGATAGCACCCTTTAAAGTCAAATGTAGACAAATAACTGATATTATTCAATCTAACATAAGTCATTAATGGCTAAACAACTCtttcttcatatttttcttttgcattaGGACAATTGGTATATAACATTCGGTAAATTTCAGTGTCATGTCTGAAGTAATGAAGGATATGAAGGCGATGATACCGGTGAAAACACTTAAGCTAGCTCTCTCCACGAAAACAATCTTGCTTGAACGCATAATATCATCAATTgagataaaaatattagaagaaATGAACCATAACAAAAAGTTTCTTATGCCAACAAGGCAACAACACTTAACACAGTCTTTAAACGGGAAATCGGctaattcctacatcaacaaggatcaacggtcccgatcagtacataaacatgttacctgtgcgaaaacatacattaactagtacaaaatttaattttcatacatGAACTTTCAAAATTTGGTTTTATCATACATTGACCTAATTTCCGTTAGTCAAACGTTGAGTTGTCGTTAACCGGTAATAGAAAACCGGCTAATTCCTACAACAACAGGGACCAATGATACATATCAATACATAAACACTTTACTTGtgcaaaaacatacatcaa is drawn from Brassica rapa cultivar Chiifu-401-42 chromosome A05, CAAS_Brap_v3.01, whole genome shotgun sequence and contains these coding sequences:
- the LOC103870401 gene encoding MADS-box transcription factor 18, whose translation is MTKKVKLALMENEKSRAITLKKRRSGLVKKVKEISTLCDVKACLIMFSPKEAEPMVWPSAEAARNLLKDFDALPAFTKKKNETSLESYLKEKTWKVHESLRKTQKENMECMMDQLKVQLSSFPKLDDLDVKEIYSLISFSKDAIMHLRKKVGSVQHCPLRDPPVYPFEEQVKEFRTTTGGGQEYERARKTYEEMNMASIGASKEKQTYYLMDEWIFPSLKQPSPQTQQQIMMKMASYNNNNTPDPGCYQSYHPYQESSSNGDHNMEMAPAFPPALAFPDFLGPVSHPHPYDFMSHEERSNIDNNNNANNIGFWPETPPPANGATAEEGIVGASSFDISYLMDYPGINNTFLDL
- the LOC103870308 gene encoding uncharacterized protein LOC103870308; amino-acid sequence: MARFLLLLLCFLFAAALTPSLTSAGDDNHVYSPCSDSTVAVGDGFTFGIAFAAKDSFLGTNRSVQYSPCDRRRLSLNGNSELAVFRPKVDEITLLTINTSSSSSSYRPDSSNGYMVAFAGAKYAARSVPIMVADNDHVVTSFTLVLEFQKGRLENLFWKKDGCSKCTGDAKFVCLNKEECAIKRQSCTNQGGQVDCSLGIQLAFSGTDKHYTALNSWYEVANLKQYSLYGLYSNLKDSLSSQFSNIF
- the LOC103870309 gene encoding putative phosphatidylglycerol/phosphatidylinositol transfer protein DDB_G0282179; translation: MSRFFLAISCFLCISTIVRATDIKYCNDNAQYQVKVQGVDISPYPIARGEQVTFSLASNTDNVISKGKLVIEVSYFGWHIHSETHDLCDETNCPVAIGDFSVAHSQVMPGYTPPGPYSLKMKMLDGHKELTCIKFSFDIGFGSSVADM